The Ornithodoros turicata isolate Travis chromosome 7, ASM3712646v1, whole genome shotgun sequence genome includes a region encoding these proteins:
- the LOC135401516 gene encoding uncharacterized protein LOC135401516 isoform X1, whose product MADTDLQQQTLMVAGTGDTINKLQEVSVQEVQVNESGEIAAADILQQAFQEASEEYEQVAVAYATVEDGVTVLHGTIPEGVLQQVSSGQTIQQVTLTDVVNGTTIADGHEVVEQIPPPEQQEEPAQNNDAEGALVESLTEFVADNVTGQSILIPRGAQVVSEAPIEEEPQEEQQATPPEEESQTSASVRIQPVSTSSFQHISLPPKQTTAPLGSSENPIQIIQQGNTYHSTQVLSSEQLQQIAHVLQQQQVNRAIQNGGSAVVFNPQTNTRIIYRVIYPSEIGGKGSTPSPKTPGRGRGGYSGRSRGRPRGRGWSRRVVEDDEHRSEGPELTREEKEEKKKHRPRTRSGRISKPPSYMVKDYKRIHHLDFDDEPYDDSDGGYSDYQVSDEDERRERKSHSSGHGGRPRNYKCGTCGKQYIGRASLARHLRLYPDHGNASDAEEMSTHDENSNSSMSGHAQNSPAANPGAQAGMTRARYSDMAAIRRKSRLRESIKVCSDEELMEIVMPRLAESVSLWEFLLMKSEKGDPPRPQVPDMLLNLEELLGEIQKLGRECLRSAEVNQDGEPAETLPPGGQYVKIEDEAVAHALGLATGLYAVLEENAPGQPQVRHRKRTRSSDGEKELAEVLAVGDVQAVNEVLGDSSIVEFVTPEEMVAALHGEPLPPNKRLRLDDTDGLVVLPAGAVSIDTSKSDGGNAIMEAALNSDSLSENMLENLEFTGLQAAAEEGAGEAAAAAAAAAQTEAAPAAAEADAQQVEQLSQEQAQQQLQQTAETLRFVAVNPGQKQIQILPGQSLLNRNFVRVVTSSEGPPSPTVQQAQPEDAVAEEPASAQEPAAAEEALTVVMQENEEEPQIPAEQVPAEVEAGAAEAEMIVAEAPTSEPQECTSDGVSSDAARMETMVQVVESHGDDDSEQELAQVVCAAEDAAPEGSAVVRQYLLPDGQIISAYEDGEGGLVQFTGGTEAEAEVEAEAEEETTTALGNVVIMQNPDGTTTLQVPSDGSIPIETVQALLAMDHSAMVVQASQDDALVAEGV is encoded by the exons ATGGCGGACACTGATTTACAACAACAAACCCTCATGGTAGCTGGTACTGGCGACACTATTAATAAATTGCAGGAAGTCTCCGTTCAAGAAGTGCAAGTCAACGAATCTGGTGAGATAGCAGCAGCGGACATTTTGCAACAAGCGTTTCAAGAAGCCTCGGAAGAGTACGAGCAAGTCGCCGTTGCCTACGCCACCGTCGAGGATGGAGTTACTGTACTTCATGGTACAATTCCTGAAGGTGTCCTCCAGCAAGTAAGTAGCGGACAAACTATTCAGCAAGTTACGCTTACTGATGTCGTTAACGGCACGACCATTGCCGATGGCCATGAAGTCGTCGAGCAAATTCCGCCACCAGAGCAACAAGAAGAGCCCGCCCAAAATAATGACGCAGAAGGCGCGCTGGTCGAAAGTCTTACGGAATTCGTTGCAGATAACGTGACGGGTCAGTCGATTCTGATCCCACGAGGTGCACAAGTCGTTTCTGAAGCACCCATAGAGGAAGAACCTCAAGAAGAACAACAAGCAACTCCGCCTGAGGAAGAAAGTCAAACGTCCGCCTCGGTCAGGATCCAGCCCGTGTCAACCAGCAGCTTTCAGCATATATCCTTGCCTCCGAAGCAGACAACAGCACCGCTCGGTTCTTCTGAGAACCCGATCCAGATCATTCAACAGGGTAACACGTATCATTCAACGCAAGTATTGTCCTCGGAGCAACTTCAACAGATCGCTCACGTCTTGCAACAACAGCAAGTCAACCGCGCAATTCAAAATGGGGGGAGCGCAGTCGTTTTCAATCCCCAGACGAACACTCGGATCATCTACCGCGTCATTTATCCGTCGGAAATCGGAGGCAAAGGCAGTACGCCCTCTCCCAAGACCCCAGGTCGCGGTCGCGGCGGGTACTCGGGTCGCAGCCGGGGTCGGCCGCGAGGTCGTGGTTGGAGCCGCAGAGTGGTCGAAGATGATGAACACAGGAGTGAGGGACCAGAGTTGACGAGAGAGGAgaaggaagagaagaagaaacacAGGCCAAGGACGAGGTCCGGTCGGATATCAAAGCCTCCATCGTACATGGTCAAGGATTACAAGAGGATTCATCACCTGGATTTTGATGATGAGCCGTACGACGACTCAGATGGAGGGTATTCGGATTACCAAGTGAGCGATGAAGATGAGAGGAGAGAGAGGAAGTCCCACTCCTCAG GTCATGGTGGGCGTCCTCGCAACTACAAGTGTGGTACCTGCGGGAAGCAGTACATTGGAAGGGCCAGCCTTGCCAGGCACCTGCGCCTCTACCCAGATCACGGAAATGCATCCGACGCCGAAGAAATGAGCACCCACG ACGAAAATTCCAACAGTTCAATGTCGGGCCACGCTCAGAACTCTCCCGCAGCAAACCCAGGAGCGCAAGCCGGCATGACCCGAGCCAGGTACTCCGACATGGCAGCCATCAGAAGAAAATCACGTCTGAGGGAG TCGATAAAGGTGTGCAGCGACGAGGAGCTGATGGAGATTGTGATGCCACGGTTGGCTGAATCGGTTTCTCTCTGGGAGTTTCTGCTGATGAAGAGCGAAAAAGGCGATCCTCCGCGGCCTCAGGTGCCTGACATGCTGCTCAACCTTGAGGAGCTCCTTGGTGAGATTCAAAAGCTGGGACGCGAATGCCTGCGATCTGCAGAGGTCAACCAAGACGGTGAGCCAGCCGAGACGCTGCCACCTGGTGGCCAGTACGTGAAG ATTGAAGATGAGGCTGTGGCCCATGCCCTGGGTCTGGCTACTGGACTGTATGCAGTCCTCGAAGAGAACGCTCCTGGTCAGCCCCAAGTCCGACACCGCAAACGAACGAGGTCGTCGGATGGGGAAAAGGAGCTCGCAGAGGTCCTGGCTGTCGGAGATGTCCAAGCTGTCAACGAAGTTCTCGGTGACTCTAGCATCGTGGAATTTGTCACCCCCGAGGAAATGGTCGCAGCCCTCCACGGGGAGCCACTGCCACCGAACAAGCGTCTACGGTTAGACGACACTGACGGCCTTGTTGTCTTGCC GGCCGGCGCCGTAAGCATCGACACTTCCAAATCTGATGGAGGCAATGCCATTATGGAGGCAGCCCTGAACAGCGATAGCCTCTCCGAAAATATGCTAGAGAACCTAGAGTTTACTGGACTGCAAGCAGCAGCGGAAGAAGGAGCCGGTGAGGCagcagcggcggcggcggcagcagCACAGACAGAGGCCGCACCTGCCGCCGCGGAAGCTGATGCGCAGCAGGTGGAACAACTTTCTCAGGAGCAAGCCCAGCAACAGCTGCAGCAGACAGCCGAGACACTGCGCTTTGTTGCGGTCAACCCCGGACAAAAA CAGATTCAGATCCTACCTGGACAGTCCCTACTCAACCGGAACTTCGTCCGCGTGGTGACTTCCTCGGAAGGCCCGCCATCACCAACCGTGCAGCAGGCGCAGCCCGAGGATGCTGTGGCTGAAGAGCCTGCGTCGGCCCAAGAGCCTGCGGCAGCCGAAGAGGCCCTGACGGTTGTGATGCAGGAAAATGAGGAGGAACCTCAAATCCCAGCGGAGCAGGTTCCTGCGGAAGTGGAGGCCGGTGCAGCGGAGGCAGAGATGATCGTGGCTGAAGCCCCTACGAGCGAACCGCAAGAATGCACCAGCGACGGAGTGTCATCGGATGCTGCCAGGATGGAGACGATGGTACAAGTGGTCGAAAGCCACGGTGATGACGACTCGGAGCAGGAGCTTGCGCAG GTGGTGTGTGCGGCAGAAGACGCAGCCCCAGAAGGCAGTGCGGTAGTTCGACAGTACCTCCTTCCCGATGGCCAAATCATAAGTGCGTACGAGGATGGAGAGGGAGGCCTGGTGCAGTTTACCGGCGGTACTGAAGCCGAAGCCGAAGTTGAAGCCGAGGCCGAAGAAGAGACCACCACTGCGCTAGGCAACGTTGTGATCATGCAGAACCCCGACGGTACGACAACCCTGCAGGTTCCCAGTGACGGGAGCATACCCATTGAGACGGTGCAGGCCCTCCTGGCCATGGATCACTCCGCCATGGTTGTCCAAGCCAGCCAAGACGACGCGTTGGTGGCCGAAGGCGTCTGA
- the LOC135401516 gene encoding uncharacterized protein LOC135401516 isoform X2 yields the protein MADTDLQQQTLMVAGTGDTINKLQEVSVQEVQVNESGEIAAADILQQAFQEASEEYEQVAVAYATVEDGVTVLHGTIPEGVLQQVSSGQTIQQVTLTDVVNGTTIADGHEVVEQIPPPEQQEEPAQNNDAEGALVESLTEFVADNVTGQSILIPRGAQVVSEAPIEEEPQEEQQATPPEEESQTSASVRIQPVSTSSFQHISLPPKQTTAPLGSSENPIQIIQQGNTYHSTQVLSSEQLQQIAHVLQQQQVNRAIQNGGSAVVFNPQTNTRIIYRVIYPSEIGGKGSTPSPKTPGRGRGGYSGRSRGRPRGRGWSRRVVEDDEHRSEGPELTREEKEEKKKHRPRTRSGRISKPPSYMVKDYKRIHHLDFDDEPYDDSDGGYSDYQVSDEDERRERKSHSSGHGGRPRNYKCGTCGKQYIGRASLARHLRLYPDHGNASDAEEMSTHDENSNSSMSGHAQNSPAANPGAQAGMTRARYSDMAAIRRKSRLRESIKVCSDEELMEIVMPRLAESVSLWEFLLMKSEKGDPPRPQVPDMLLNLEELLGEIQKLGRECLRSAEVNQDGEPAETLPPGGQYVKIEDEAVAHALGLATGLYAVLEENAPGQPQVRHRKRTRSSDGEKELAEVLAVGDVQAVNEVLGDSSIVEFVTPEEMVAALHGEPLPPNKRLRLDDTDGLVVLPAGAVSIDTSKSDGGNAIMEAALNSDSLSENMLENLEFTGLQAAAEEGAGEAAAAAAAAAQTEAAPAAAEADAQQVEQLSQEQAQQQLQQTAETLRFVAVNPGQKIQILPGQSLLNRNFVRVVTSSEGPPSPTVQQAQPEDAVAEEPASAQEPAAAEEALTVVMQENEEEPQIPAEQVPAEVEAGAAEAEMIVAEAPTSEPQECTSDGVSSDAARMETMVQVVESHGDDDSEQELAQVVCAAEDAAPEGSAVVRQYLLPDGQIISAYEDGEGGLVQFTGGTEAEAEVEAEAEEETTTALGNVVIMQNPDGTTTLQVPSDGSIPIETVQALLAMDHSAMVVQASQDDALVAEGV from the exons ATGGCGGACACTGATTTACAACAACAAACCCTCATGGTAGCTGGTACTGGCGACACTATTAATAAATTGCAGGAAGTCTCCGTTCAAGAAGTGCAAGTCAACGAATCTGGTGAGATAGCAGCAGCGGACATTTTGCAACAAGCGTTTCAAGAAGCCTCGGAAGAGTACGAGCAAGTCGCCGTTGCCTACGCCACCGTCGAGGATGGAGTTACTGTACTTCATGGTACAATTCCTGAAGGTGTCCTCCAGCAAGTAAGTAGCGGACAAACTATTCAGCAAGTTACGCTTACTGATGTCGTTAACGGCACGACCATTGCCGATGGCCATGAAGTCGTCGAGCAAATTCCGCCACCAGAGCAACAAGAAGAGCCCGCCCAAAATAATGACGCAGAAGGCGCGCTGGTCGAAAGTCTTACGGAATTCGTTGCAGATAACGTGACGGGTCAGTCGATTCTGATCCCACGAGGTGCACAAGTCGTTTCTGAAGCACCCATAGAGGAAGAACCTCAAGAAGAACAACAAGCAACTCCGCCTGAGGAAGAAAGTCAAACGTCCGCCTCGGTCAGGATCCAGCCCGTGTCAACCAGCAGCTTTCAGCATATATCCTTGCCTCCGAAGCAGACAACAGCACCGCTCGGTTCTTCTGAGAACCCGATCCAGATCATTCAACAGGGTAACACGTATCATTCAACGCAAGTATTGTCCTCGGAGCAACTTCAACAGATCGCTCACGTCTTGCAACAACAGCAAGTCAACCGCGCAATTCAAAATGGGGGGAGCGCAGTCGTTTTCAATCCCCAGACGAACACTCGGATCATCTACCGCGTCATTTATCCGTCGGAAATCGGAGGCAAAGGCAGTACGCCCTCTCCCAAGACCCCAGGTCGCGGTCGCGGCGGGTACTCGGGTCGCAGCCGGGGTCGGCCGCGAGGTCGTGGTTGGAGCCGCAGAGTGGTCGAAGATGATGAACACAGGAGTGAGGGACCAGAGTTGACGAGAGAGGAgaaggaagagaagaagaaacacAGGCCAAGGACGAGGTCCGGTCGGATATCAAAGCCTCCATCGTACATGGTCAAGGATTACAAGAGGATTCATCACCTGGATTTTGATGATGAGCCGTACGACGACTCAGATGGAGGGTATTCGGATTACCAAGTGAGCGATGAAGATGAGAGGAGAGAGAGGAAGTCCCACTCCTCAG GTCATGGTGGGCGTCCTCGCAACTACAAGTGTGGTACCTGCGGGAAGCAGTACATTGGAAGGGCCAGCCTTGCCAGGCACCTGCGCCTCTACCCAGATCACGGAAATGCATCCGACGCCGAAGAAATGAGCACCCACG ACGAAAATTCCAACAGTTCAATGTCGGGCCACGCTCAGAACTCTCCCGCAGCAAACCCAGGAGCGCAAGCCGGCATGACCCGAGCCAGGTACTCCGACATGGCAGCCATCAGAAGAAAATCACGTCTGAGGGAG TCGATAAAGGTGTGCAGCGACGAGGAGCTGATGGAGATTGTGATGCCACGGTTGGCTGAATCGGTTTCTCTCTGGGAGTTTCTGCTGATGAAGAGCGAAAAAGGCGATCCTCCGCGGCCTCAGGTGCCTGACATGCTGCTCAACCTTGAGGAGCTCCTTGGTGAGATTCAAAAGCTGGGACGCGAATGCCTGCGATCTGCAGAGGTCAACCAAGACGGTGAGCCAGCCGAGACGCTGCCACCTGGTGGCCAGTACGTGAAG ATTGAAGATGAGGCTGTGGCCCATGCCCTGGGTCTGGCTACTGGACTGTATGCAGTCCTCGAAGAGAACGCTCCTGGTCAGCCCCAAGTCCGACACCGCAAACGAACGAGGTCGTCGGATGGGGAAAAGGAGCTCGCAGAGGTCCTGGCTGTCGGAGATGTCCAAGCTGTCAACGAAGTTCTCGGTGACTCTAGCATCGTGGAATTTGTCACCCCCGAGGAAATGGTCGCAGCCCTCCACGGGGAGCCACTGCCACCGAACAAGCGTCTACGGTTAGACGACACTGACGGCCTTGTTGTCTTGCC GGCCGGCGCCGTAAGCATCGACACTTCCAAATCTGATGGAGGCAATGCCATTATGGAGGCAGCCCTGAACAGCGATAGCCTCTCCGAAAATATGCTAGAGAACCTAGAGTTTACTGGACTGCAAGCAGCAGCGGAAGAAGGAGCCGGTGAGGCagcagcggcggcggcggcagcagCACAGACAGAGGCCGCACCTGCCGCCGCGGAAGCTGATGCGCAGCAGGTGGAACAACTTTCTCAGGAGCAAGCCCAGCAACAGCTGCAGCAGACAGCCGAGACACTGCGCTTTGTTGCGGTCAACCCCGGACAAAAA ATTCAGATCCTACCTGGACAGTCCCTACTCAACCGGAACTTCGTCCGCGTGGTGACTTCCTCGGAAGGCCCGCCATCACCAACCGTGCAGCAGGCGCAGCCCGAGGATGCTGTGGCTGAAGAGCCTGCGTCGGCCCAAGAGCCTGCGGCAGCCGAAGAGGCCCTGACGGTTGTGATGCAGGAAAATGAGGAGGAACCTCAAATCCCAGCGGAGCAGGTTCCTGCGGAAGTGGAGGCCGGTGCAGCGGAGGCAGAGATGATCGTGGCTGAAGCCCCTACGAGCGAACCGCAAGAATGCACCAGCGACGGAGTGTCATCGGATGCTGCCAGGATGGAGACGATGGTACAAGTGGTCGAAAGCCACGGTGATGACGACTCGGAGCAGGAGCTTGCGCAG GTGGTGTGTGCGGCAGAAGACGCAGCCCCAGAAGGCAGTGCGGTAGTTCGACAGTACCTCCTTCCCGATGGCCAAATCATAAGTGCGTACGAGGATGGAGAGGGAGGCCTGGTGCAGTTTACCGGCGGTACTGAAGCCGAAGCCGAAGTTGAAGCCGAGGCCGAAGAAGAGACCACCACTGCGCTAGGCAACGTTGTGATCATGCAGAACCCCGACGGTACGACAACCCTGCAGGTTCCCAGTGACGGGAGCATACCCATTGAGACGGTGCAGGCCCTCCTGGCCATGGATCACTCCGCCATGGTTGTCCAAGCCAGCCAAGACGACGCGTTGGTGGCCGAAGGCGTCTGA
- the LOC135401522 gene encoding transmembrane protein 179-like, translated as MGLGNILVLTQATCYACTLILSLCTIVSTSIHVYNFNGHCLLYTTGTFDSDDGHFIAKWASAFYCMFTLVIGGVMLMVSFVQLVRMAIFLYKDSDSSFLSAFIDCVVSIAVMLLVLTMSILVSDGFRTWCHAITQRFPACEDASVTQISKPDNVDTVGFYMHIGTAQFGAWSSWVCWVLQAVLCTRKLCVYHERENIIISMARERRLLSSSMDQLHQPEEDVAPMLG; from the exons ATGGGTTTGGGAAACATACTTGTGCTAACTCAGGCGACTTGCTATGCGTGCACCCTCATCCTGTCCCTCTGTACGATTGTGTCAACGTCAATCCACGTTTACAATTTCAATGGTCACTGTCTGCTGTACACAACTGGAACTTTTGACAGCGACGACGGACATTTCATCGCAAAATGGGCTTCTGCCTTCTATTGCATGTTTACCCTCGTAATTGGTGGAGTAATGTTAATGGTCTCGTTCGTTCAGTTGGTACGCATGGCCATATTCCTATATAAGGATTCGGACAG TTCCTTCCTGTCAGCATTCATTGACTGTGTCGTCAGCATTGCTGTGATGCTCCTGGTATTGACAATGTCCATACTTGTCTCGGATGGCTTTCGGACCTGGTGCCACGCCATCACGCAGCGTTTCCCTGC CTGCGAAGATGCCTCTGTTACTCAAATCAGCAAGCCAGACAATGTGGACACTGTGGGATTCTATATGCACATTGGAACAGCTCAG TTTGGTGCTTGGAGCTCGTGGGTCTGCTGGGTGCTCCAGGCCGTCCTCTGCACTAGAAAACTCTGTGTCTATCACGAACGGGaaaacatcatcatcagcatgGCTCGCGAACGTCGCCTGTTGAGTTCATCCATGGATCAGTTGCACCAGCCAGAAGAAGACGTTGCACCCATGCTTGGGTAG